The following are from one region of the Vidua chalybeata isolate OUT-0048 chromosome 12, bVidCha1 merged haplotype, whole genome shotgun sequence genome:
- the BSN gene encoding protein bassoon isoform X2 has translation MLVSCKEQNKAWLLLRAPPAVPTAPQRCPRVRSCKCQSPTSVLLLLLWIEALARLEMRLMRDVLQLLHSQMKNEWLCLNCQTQRLLEGSLGDPAPMPLPTPKPPSTGSPRHQPPAAGQQRAPTPAPVPAEPARPEQQPSPARSLRAAEPSRTASPAPVEKKHPPPAEKKPPVPAEEKPLPKAAPEPSKAPESVAPKGKSMTPKPEVERKESQALPEVPRAKEQEDGSKPYPPDLSRSPQSLSDTGYSSDGISSSQSEITGLVQQEEEKLSSTGLAGQSPPSPSELTKLESSMRPLLEGRGAPTQSPERSKSRTEPQEDQRQQQRPRYLSITPEAFDSDEELEDILEEDEEWENQRERRESAESSDEFGSKLRHDYVEDSSEGGFSPVPPRSKGQEAEVTDEEFMRRQILEMSAEEDNLEEEEEGYGRTKYSVPKAGQKTEAEKGKEPASAKRRLPHGASSMYTEESKEVEAVEGDDLSTAQGGLRRFKTIELNSTTGYGREMEIGQEPDTSVDREPELEMESLTGSPEERSRGEYSSTLPATTPSYTSGTSPTSISSLEEDSDSSPSRRQRLEEVKQQRKARHRSHGPLLPTIEDSSEEEEMREEEELLREQEKMREVEQQRIRSTARKTKRDKEELRAQRRRERSKTPPSNLSPIEDASPTEELRQAAEMEELHRSSCSEYSPSIDSEAESFDAVASKLYKSGSEYNLPTFMSLYSPTEKVESAASQPVSKPLKSAEEAYEEMMRKAEMMQKQQVQQAQPASSYSSTYQQVGYRSTEGQNGFDYQYGEEYQYDSGLTRPSQPDYSSALPKAGAVYEEILQTSQSISRMHQSSSFDLALKQGEKVKGQEEAYQEKRFLNAESAYADLLKQNGGPLTPGTSPTQLSAPVSFASSDSSTGKTIPDVRVTQHFAKEGQDLAKLQSAPVAPSPVSKATTTPYAYSKGTSTVTTAAGSPGSALQSYSSPSPEAPSIAGRSYTPSKSTVSYGSQTEDTTRSRTVEISVQTAREKIPAVSDSKPTLPKTYTFFKSSSPPLSPTSPTQSPTRTTKATAEFSTQTQSPVLSYDGPSAAAAGPDTSSSMVAQGTQTPHRAGSPRLTRQASSQDSPFMVITLAADAASQTKPVSSGALTSPTSSPTRPSRQLLAHGYTQTPEPEQPTGVYIRAQPVKDHAQKAPAVTSAADGITGLYSWGALPAENISLCRISSIPGTSRVEPGPKVPSSNAVDLRTALKSAPIIITDQGMDLTSLATEARKYCLTLDHIPNRQSTAIQPLIINLNAQEQPHAIIAAASTASLAIASPMILSQSKQPMVYGDPFQSRVDFGQGTGSPVCLAQVKQVEQGVQTATVRASGVASGKPEPTAAPQTKFARYGMPGQMVKKDVLLTQTGGAQNASGLPQSFPPEPGSEVYRAVPVELKSQSPLLALGGKKSQVMMVQMEEAATGPVTKVLKEEVPANVLDLTGVKPESQVACCDMVYKFPFGGSCTGAFNPTSKMPEKKTGEAAVMPGRKAGGPTYGGREPELPETFPYREQPAPTPALYEEQKFYPASAFGRLYSSMSDTNLSEIGMSYYHTKGDQSFPAPAGDAAVDLSTMKHSYSVGFAEGGYLGQGPQYGSFSDLRQPGELLSHPFPMRRYSSASNIYSDYRFSHRGDLASFQESSLAHYSATTAREISRMCAALNSMDQYGGRHANGPDVLPYGPSTGQGGTGGLAAQQQGPVPPKPSGMYNPTFPEGRQGFSNLAQYNIPGVRLGTIRQMLPSTATVRAADGMIYSTINTPIASTLPITTQPASVLRPMLRGLYRPYGPGGVAAVPLASLARLPVVTPRVPLAAQGLYRFPTPSRPAPAASMMETPVYLGKPVASTAPAAAGAAPAAKAPAAPAAPASGLQRAEPPPAAPRAEAPAAPAAPKESGPVATAPKPPLDGAQREEREREEERQRKQQEHVLQLERERVELEKLRQLRLQEELERERAELQRHREKEQLLVQRELQELQCIKQQVLQQQQEERHAQLALQREQLAQQRLQLEHIHQLQHQLQQQLEEQKRQKTIFPTPVEPTARPPEGPTEAPRVLPHNGQAWPPPGQTPPEGPAGPRYPMPQRPLSSSASDMSLQVEESWEPGRGIKKRNSMPRLRDAYEKETFAARKMADSSVQTDEEDGEERFMLSRRRRTRRSADCSVQTDEEDSGEWEQPVRRRRSRASRHTEASTEGKTDGATRTASVGIQTISDCSVQTEPDQLLRVSPSIHITTHDPRVEIVKYISAPEKTQRGESLACQTEPEPAPQPGVVVPQLTVPTTIPPYSTNLQIVSTGPLDPHTVRQQTLGKFEKKKPDPLEIGYQSHLPAESLSQLVTRQPPRSPQVLYSPVSPLSPHRLLESSFATSERLNKAHVPPQKHFTTDLAQRQQTLPRPIKTMQRSLSDPKPISPTSEDASKDRFSLYQHPLLPSSQVGGLQSSSLARKVKRTLPSPPPEEPHVPLASPAASQLYLSSLAPKATAPVTKASLLKELDRDLRLVEHEATKLRKKQAELDEEEKEIDAKLKYLELGITQRKESLLKDRVGGRDHPYLRYPGDRRDYLSDSELHSLRLAAYDSAGLRPAGQYPDYNAAAAAAAAAAAAASYGAYPYPAPQGPTAFPPPRLQHPQYPTASTSQDGLPAAPLPTFTSPGGFSAPSTAYPELGTPAQPGFQPQNPYQAPSAFAGAATVPAAQPTLYQSPADIAGGHQKPRQTSLADLEQKIPTNYEVISAATSSSAVPDVTFSTAPASSGYEQYKAPETRPAERTSTAPGPSASYSSESLYTSLEQNIPRNYVMIEDISELTKESPAVDGQKAEPVHTSTDSRHSREKSDLGDTEGSSRPCCYTKAEEESEEDIYDHHGPDHRGKNSYYRGTESNGRVSGSSTSSSYYYGDSEYRHSSRMDKHSSGTPLPKHSSKNLAPAVISSKRSKHRKQGMEQKISKFSPIEEAKDVESDLASYSTTTSIGSSNVASRAKKLQDEITYGLKKNVYEQQKYYGVSSRDLVDEEERIYSSSSRTRSSGYGVEKSTSREMGGRSKSYERESMERSQKVSSKPSSLSMSQSRGRAPMRSQPSEEESPVSPMGKSMGGSRTAGGPGPQSAGDPCSQFCSSHSLPDVQKHIKDVPRSHSYKHEEGYGMDDAHCVVSDSEAYHLGQEETDWFDKPREARAERVRHYGGHSSSQKRPPVKHTYHDYDEPPDEDPWQHDDYPQHREHRHHREYDRHAGSSRHASDEPPRRSSKQHPRESGRHEPRGHGPSAGPKKAQQPESRAPYGPSSSDYAPSSRPAAHHHGTETPKAQKPSQPHGSATSAPKPEPLTHPQQPAARQQQAGQPAARQQPAARQAAQPASSAQPDSRSRTQGPPSSRPPQQQPGPAQAAGKAPATLHAQPGGHPAPATKVEPTDTSKPAAKVPQQPGRAPSAQPLGAAADSKAGPRAAGPRGPAGMASGQPGGEGESVFSKILPGGAAEQAGKLTEAVSAFGKKFTSFW, from the exons AAGAACGAATGGCTGTGCTTGAACTGCCAAACTCAGCGGCTGCTCGAAGGCAGCCTCGGCGACCCTGCCCCAATGCCACTGCCTACCCCAAAGCCGCCATCCACCGGCTCCCCACGGCACcagccgcccgccgccggccaGCAGAGAGCGCCCACGCCGGCACCCGTGCCCGCCGAGCCAGCACGCCCCGAGCAGCAGCCCTCGCCCGCCAGGAGCCTCCGGGCTGCTGAGCCGAGCAGGACCGCGAGCCCTGCCCCGGTAGAGAAGAAGCACCCACCGCCAGCAGAAAAGAAGCCCCCGGTGCCGGCAGAGGAAAAGCCCCTGCCCAAAGCTGCCCCGGAGCCTTCCAAAGCTCCTGAGAGCGTCGCTCCAAAGGGGAAGAGCATGACCCCCAAACCAGAGGTGGAGAGAAAGGAGAGCCAGGCACTCCCCGAGGTGCCACGGGCAAAGGAGCAGGAG GATGGCAGCAAGCCTTACCCCCCAGACCTGTCCCGCAGCCCCCAGAGCCTCAGCGACACCGGCTACTCCTCTGACGGCATCTCCAGCTCACAGAGCGAGATCACCGGCCTGgtgcagcaggaagaggagaagcTGAGCAGCACCGGGctggctgggcagagcccccccagcccctctgagcTCACCAAGTTGGAGAGCAGCATGAGGCCTCTCCTGGAAGGCCGGGGTGCACCGACACAGTCCCCAGAGCGTAGCAAGAGCCGCACAGAGCCACAGGAGGACCAGCGGCAACAGCAGCGGCCACGGTACCTCTCCATCACCCCTGAAGCCTTTGACTCAGACGAGGAGCTGGAGGACATCctggaagaggatgaggagtgGGAGAACCAGCGGGAGCGTCGGGAGAGTGCGGAGTCCTCAGATGAGTTTGGCAGCAAGCTGCGGCATGACTATGTGGAGGACAGCAGCGAGGGGGGCttctccccagtgcccccccgGAGCAAGGGCCAGGAGGCAGAGGTGACAGATGAGGAGTTCATGCGGAGACAGATCCTGGAGATGAGTGCTGAGGAGGATAACCTcgaagaggaggaggaaggctaTGGGCGCACCAAGTACAGCGTCCCCAAAGCTGGTCAGAAGACCGAGGCAGAGAAGGGCAAAGAGCCAGCGTCGGCCAAGCGGCGCCTGCCACATGGTGCCAGCAGCATGTACACAGAGGAGAGCAAAGAGGTGGAGGCAGTGGAGGGTGATGACTTGAGCACGGCCCAGGGTGGGCTGCGGCGATTCAAGACCATTGAGCTGAACAGCACAACTGGCTACGGCCGGGAGATGGAGATTGGCCAGGAGCCAGATACCAGTGTGGACCGGGAGCCCGAGCTGGAGATGGAGAGCCTGACAGGCTCCCCTGAGGAGCGCTCACGGGGCGAGTACTCATCCACCCTGCCAGCCACAACGCCCAGCTACACCTCAGGCACCTCACCCACCTCCATCTCCTCACTGGAGGAGGATAGCGACAGCAGCCCCAGCCGCCGGCAGCGACTGGAGGAGgtgaagcagcagaggaaggcTCGGCATCGCTCACATGGCCCCTTGCTGCCCACCATTGAGGATTCatctgaggaggaggagatgcgggaggaagaggagctcCTGCGGGAGCAGGAGAAGATGCGGGAGGTGGAGCAGCAGCGCATCCGGAGCACAGCACGCAAGACCAAGCGTGACAAGGAGGAGCTAAGGGCCCAGCGGAGGAGGGAGCGCTCCAAAACCCCCCCCAGCAATCTCTCCCCCATCGAGGACGCCTCCCCCACAGAGGAGCTGCGACAGGCGGCAGAGATGGAGGAGCTGCACCGCTCCTCTTGCTCCGAGTACTCGCCTTCCATTGACTCAGAAGCAGAGAGCTTTGATGCTGTGGCCTCCAAGCTGTACAAGTCTGGCAGCGAATACAACCTGCCCACTTTCATGTCACTGTACTCCCCGACAGAGAAGGTGGAGAGTGCTGCCAGCCAGCCCGTCAGCAAGCCCCTGAAAAGCGCCGAGGAAGCCTATGAGGAGATGATGCGGAAGGCAGAGATGATGCAGAAGCAGCAGGTCCAGCAGGCCCAGCCTGCCTCTTCCTACAGCAGCACCTACCAGCAGGTTGGCTACCGCAGTACTGAGGGCCAGAACGGCTTTGACTACCAATATGGCGAGGAATACCAGTACGACAGCGGCCTCACGCGCCCCTCCCAGCCCGACTATTCCAGTGCCCTGCCGAAGGCAGGAGCAGTGTACGAGGAGATCCTGCAGACCTCACAGAGCATCTCCAGGATGCACCAGTCCTCTTCCTTTGACCTGGCCCTCAAGCAGGGTGAGAAGGtgaaggggcaggaggaggcatACCAGGAGAAGCGCTTCCTCAATGCAGAGAGCGCCTACGCTGACCTGCTGAAGCAGAACGGCGGCCCACTCACCCCTGGCAcaagccccacacagctctCTGCTCCTGTCTCCTTCGCCAGCTCCGACAGCAGCACCGGCAAGACTATTCCTGATGTCCGAGTCACTCAGCATTTTGCAAAAGAGGGACAAGACCTAGCCAAGCTCCAGAGTGCCCCGGTAGCACCCAGCCCAGTATCCAAGGCTACTACCACTCCTTATGCTTACAGCAAAGGCACCAGCACAGTGacaacagcagcaggcagccctgggagtgCGCTGCAGAGCTACAGCTCACCAAGTCCAGAGGCCCCATCCATAGCTGGGAGAAGCTACACTCCATCAAAGAGCACTGTCAGCTATGGCTCACAGACCGAGGATACCACCAGAAGCAGGACAGTGGAGATCAGCGTGCAGACAGCCAGGGAGAAGATCCCAGCTGTGAGTGACAGCAAGCCCACACTGCCCAAGACATACACCTTCTTCAAGAGCTCCAGCCCTCCACTCTCACCCACCTCACCCACACAGAGTCCCACCCGCACCACAAAGGCCACGGCAGAGTTTtccacacagacacagagcccAGTACTCTCTTATGATggtccttctgctgctgctgctggcccggACACCTCTTCCTCCATGGTGGCGCAGGGGACGCAGACGCCGCACCGGGCGGGCTCGCCACGCCTGACTCGGCAGGCCTCCTCACAGGACTCCCCCTTCATGGTGATCACACTGGCAGCCGATGCAGCCAGCCAAACCAAGCCAGTCAGCTCTGGCGCCTTGACATCTCCCACTTCGTCCCCCACCAGGCCAAGCCggcagctgctggcacatgGTTACACCCAGACaccagagccagagcagccaaCAGGTGTCTACATCAGGGCACAGCCAGTGAAAGACCACGCCCAGAAAGCACCTGCCGTGACTTCAGCCGCTGACGGCATCACAGGACTGTACAGCTGGGGAGCACTCCCCGCAGAAAACATCTCCCTCTGCCGCATCTCCTCCATCCCCGGTACGTCCCGGGTGGAGCCAGGGCCCAAGGTGCCAAGCAGCAACGCTGTGGACTTACGGACTGCATTGAAGTCTGCCCCCATCATCATAACAGACCAAGGCATGGATCTCACGTCCTTGGCCACCGAGGCCAGGAAGTACTGCCTGACCCTGGACCATATCCCCAACCGGCAGTCCACAGCCATCCAGCCTTTGATCATCAACCTCaatgcccaggagcagccccacgCCATCATcgcagcagccagcactgccagcctggccaTCGCCTCTCCCATGATTCTCTCGCAGTCCAAGCAACCCATGGTCTATGGAGACCCTTTCCAGAGCCGTGTGGATTTCGGGCAGGGAACCGGGAGCCCAGTGTGCTTGGCGCAGGTGAAGCAGGTGGAGCAAGGTGTCCAGACAGCCACTGTCAGAGCAAGTGGGGTGGCCAGTGGCAAGCCTGAGCCCACTGCTGCCCCACAGACCAAATTTGCAAGGTACGGCATGCCGGGACAGATGGTGAAGAAGGACGTGCTCCTCACCCAGACCGGTGGGGCACAGAATGCCAGCGGCCTCCCACAGTCTTTCCCACCAGAGCCAGGATCGGAGGTGTACCGGGCAGTGCCAGTAGAGCTGAAGAGCCAGAGCCCTCTCCTTGCCCTGGGTGGCAAGAAATCCCAGGTGATGATGGTGCAGATGGAGGAGGCAGCGACTGGCCCGGTGACCAAAGTGCTGAAGGAGGAGGTGCCAGCCAACGTCCTGGACCTCACGGGCGTGAAGCCGGAGAGCCAGGTGGCCTGCTGTGACATGGTATACAAGTTCCCCTTTGGTGGCAGCTGCACGGGTGCTTTCAACCCCACCTCCAAGATGCCAGAGAAGAAAACCGGGGAGGCGGCAGTGATGCCTGGTCGGAAAGCTGGTGGACCAACGTATGGCGGCAGagagccagagctgccagagaCCTTCCCTTACCGGGAGCAGCCGGCCCCGACACCTGCACTCTACGAGGAGCAGAAGTTTTACCCAGCCAGCGCCTTCGGACGACTCTACTCCTCCATGTCAGACACGAACCTCTCTGAAATTGGGATGAGCTACTACCACACAAAGGGGGATCAgtccttccctgccccagcaggtgATGCCGCTGTGGACCTCAGCACCATGAAGCACTCCTACAGTGTGGGCTTTGCCGAGGGGGGTTACCTGGGCCAGGGGCCACAGTATGGCTCTTTTTCCGACCTCCGCCAACCAGGAGAACTGCTGAGTCACCCCTTTCCCATGCGGAGGTACAGCTCGGCCTCCAACATCTACTCTGACTACCGTTTCTCACACCGGGGGGACCTGGCCAGCTTCCAGGAGTCCAGCCTGGCCCACTACAGTGCCACCACAGCACGTGAGATCAGCCGCATGTGTGCTGCCCTCAACTCCATGGACCAGTACGGGGGCCGGCATGCCAATGGCCCTGATGTGCTGCCTTATGGCCCCAGCACCGGgcaggggggcacagggggtttggcagctcagcagcagggccCTGTACCCCCCAAACCCAGTGGGATGTACAACCCCACCTTCCCTGAGGGACGGCAGGGCTTCAGCAACCTGGCACAGTACAACATTCCTGGTGTCCGCCTGGGCACCATCCGGCAAATGCTTCCTTCCACCGCAACCGTGCGGGCTGCCGACGGCATGATCTACTCCACCATCAACACCCCCATCGCCTCCACGCTGCCCATCACCACCCAGCCAGCCTCGGTGCTGCGGCCCATGCTGCGTGGGCTATACAGACCCTATGGCCCAGGCggtgtggcagcagtcccaCTGGCCAGCTTGGCCAGGCTGCCAGTTGTCACCCCCCGTGTCCCGCTTGCAGCACAAGGCCTCTACCGCTTCCCGACCCCAAGCcggccagccccagcagcctcGATGATGGAGACACCCGTGTACCTGGGGAAGCCCGTCGCCAGCACAGCACCGGCAGCAGCGGGAGCTGCTCCCGCTGCCAAAGCACCTGCTGCCCCCGCCGCACCTGCCAGTGGcttgcagagagcagagccacCACCAGCTGCCCCCCGTGCAGAGGcgccagcagcaccagcagcccccAAGGAGAGTGGGCCAGTGGCCACAGCGCCCAAGCCACCACTGGATGGAGCTCAGCGGGAGGAGCGGGAGCGGGAAGAGGAGCGTCAGCGCAAGCAGCAGGAGCACGTGCTGCAGCTGGAGCGGGAGCGTgtggagctggagaagctgcGGCAGCTgcggctgcaggaggagctggagcgggAGCGCGCCGAGCTTCAGCGGCACcgggagaaggagcagctgctggtgcagcgggagctgcaggagctgcagtgcatcaagcagcaggtgctgcagcagcagcaggaggagcgGCACGCGCAGCTGGCACTGCAACGGGAGCAGCTCGCCCAGCAGCGCCTGCAGCTTGAGCAcatccaccagctccagcaccagctgcagcagcagctggaggagcagaagcGGCAGAAGACCATCTTCCCCACTCCCGTGGAGCCCACTGCCCGCCCACCCGAGGGGCCCACTGAGGCGCCGCGGGTGCTGCCGCACAATGGGCAGGCATGGCCCCCACCGGGCCAGACACCCCCAGAGGGGCCTGCCGGTCCCCGCTACCCCATGCCACAGCGGCCACTCAGCAGCTCGGCCTCGGACATGTCACTTCAAGTCGAGGAGTCCTGGGAGCCCGGCCGGGGCATCAAGAAGAGGAACTCGATGCCACGGCTGAGGGATGCCTACGAGAAGGAGACCTTTGCGGCGCGGAAGATGGCGGACAGCAGCGTGCAGACAGATGAGGAGGACGGCGAGGAGCGGTTCATGCTGTCGCGGCGGCGGCGGACGCGGCGCAGCGCTGACTGCAGTGTGCAGACGGACGAGGAGGACAGCGGGGAGTGGGAGCAGCCCGTGCGCCGCCGGCGCTCCAGGGCCTCACGGCACACTGAGGCCAGCACCGAGGGCAAGACGGACGGGGCAACCCGCACAGCCAGCGTGGGTATCCAGACCATCAGCGACTGCTCAGTGCAGACAGAGCCCGACCAGCTCCTCCGTGTCTCCCCCTCCATTCACATCACCACCCATGACCCCCGAGTGGAGATTGTGAAGTACATCTCAGCCCCAGAGAAGACGCAGCGGGGTGAAAGCCTAGCCTGCCagacagagccagagccagctccCCAACCTGGCGTTGTGGTCCCCCAGTTGACGGTGCCTACCACCATCCCGCCCTACTCCACCAACCTCCAAATCGTGAGCACAGGCCCCCTGGACCCCCACACTGTCCGGCAGCAGACTCTGGGCAAGTTTGAGAAGAAGAAGCCAGATCCCCTGGAAATTGGTTACCAATCCCATCTGCCGGCTGAATCCCTCTCCCAGCTGGTAACCCGCCAGCCACCCCGCTCTCCCCAGGTCCTCTACTCACCTGTCTCACCCTTGTCCCCCCATCGCCTCCTGGAGTCCTCCTTTGCCACCAGCGAGCGGCTGAACAAGGCCCACGTCCCCCCACAAAAGCACTTCACCACCGACTTAGCCCAGCGCCAGCAGACGCTGCCGCGCCCCATCAAGACCATGCAGCGCTCCCTGTCTGACCCCAAGCCCATCAGCCCCACCTCTGAGGATGCCAGCAAGGACAGGTTCTCCCTCTACCAACACCCGCTGCTCCCCAGCTCACAG GTGGGGGGGCTGCAGTCAAGCTCGCTGGCACGCAAGGTGAAGCGGACACTGCCCAGCCCACCGCCTGAGGAGCCCCACGTCCCCCTGGCGagcccagctgcctcccagctctacctgagcagcctggctccCAAGGCCACCGCGCCTGTCACCAAGGCCAGCCTGCTGAAGGAGCTGGACCGCGACCTGAGGCTGGTGGAACATGAAGCCACCAAGCTGCGGAAGAAGCAGGCGGAGCTGGacgaggaggagaaggaaatcGACGCAAAGCTGAAGTACCTGGAGCTGGGCATCACCCAGCGCAAGGAGTCTCTGCTGAAGGATCGCGTTGGTGGGCGGGACCACCCCTACCTGCGCTACCCCGGGGATCGCCGCGACTACCTGTCAGACAGCGAGCTGCACAGCCTGCGCCTCGCCGCCTACGACAGCGCCGGCCTGCGCCCTGCTGGGCAGTACCCCGACTACAatgccgccgccgccgccgctgccgccgctgccgccgccgcctcctaCGGCGCTTACCCGTACCCTGCCCCGCAGGGCCCCACCGCCTTCCCACCACCACGCCTCCAGCACCCCCAGTACCCCACAGCCAGCACCTCACAGGATGGCTTGCCGGCAGCTCCACTGCCCACCTTCACCTCGCCTGGTGGCTTCTCGGCCCCCAGCACCGcatacccagagctgggcaccccagcccagccaggcttccagccccaaaacccctACCAAGCCCCGAGCGCCTTCGCTGGGGCAGCCACCGTGCCGGCGGCACAGCCCACCCTCTACCAGAGCCCAGCAGACATAGCTGGCGGGCACCAGAAGCCACGGCAGACCTCTCtggctgacctagaacagaaGATCCCCACCAACTACGAGGTCATCAGTGCGGCCACCAGCTCCTCTGCCGTGCCTGACGTCACCTTCAGCACTGCACCGGCGAGCAGTGGCTATGAGCAGTACAAGGCGCCTGAGACCCGGCCGGCTGAGAGAACCAGCACGGCACCGGGCCCCTCAGCCAGCTACTCTTCGGAGTCCCTCTACACCAGTCTGGAGCAGAACATCCCCCGTAACTATGTGATGATCGAGGACATCAGCGAGCTCACCAAGGAGAGTCCAGCAGTGGATGggcagaaagcagagccagTGCACACGAGCACCGATAGCCgccacagcagagagaagagtGATCTAGGGGACACCGAGGGCTCCAGCCGTCCTTGCTGCTACACCAAAGCTGAGGAGGAGTCTGAGGAGGACATCTATGATCACCATGGCCCCGACCATCGTGGGAAGAACAGCTACTACCGGGGCACAGAAAGCAATGGCAGGGTGTCAGGGAGCTCCACCAGCTCGAGCTACTACTATGGGGACAGTGAGTACCGGCACTCCTCACGGATGGAcaagcacagctctggcacGCCACTACCGAAGCATTCATCCAAGAACCTGGCACCTGCTGTCATCTCCTCCAAGCGCAGCAAGCACAGGAAGCAGGGCATGGAGCAGAAGATCTCCAAGTTCTCCCCCATTGAAGAAGCCAAAGATGTAGAGTCAGACCTGGCCTCCTACTCAACAACCACCTCAATTGGCAGCAGCAATGTGGCCTCCAGGGCCAAGAAGCTGCAGGATGAGATTACCTACGGCCTGAAGAAGAACGTCTATGAGCAGCAAAAGTACTACGGTGTCTCCAGCCGGGATCTGGTGGATGAGGAGGAGCGGATCTactcttccagcagcagaacCCGCTCCTCTGGCTATGGGGTGGAAAAGTCCACCAGCCGGGAGATGGGCGGCCGGAGCAAGTCCTATGAGCGGGAGAGCATGGAGCGCTCCCAGAAAGTCAGCTCCAAGCCCTCGTCCCTCAGCATGAGCCAGAGCCGTGGGCGAGCGCCCATGCGCTCGCAGCCCTCAGAGGAGGAGAGCCCTGTCAGCCCTATGGGGAAGTCAATGGGGGGGTCGCGCACTGCAGGAGGGCCGGGCCCCCAGTCAGCGGGGGACCCCTGCTCCCAGTTCTGCTCCAGCCACTCGTTGCCTGATGTGCAAAAGCACATCAAAGACGTGCCAAGGAGTCACTCGTACAAGCACGAGGAGGGCTACGGCATGGATGATGCCCATTGCGTTGTCTCGGACAGCGAAG CCTATCATTTGGGTCAGGAGGAGACAGACTGGTTTGATAAGCCCAGGGAGGCGCGGGCAGAGAGGGTCAGGCACTACGGTGGCCACTCTTCCTCACAGAAGAGACCCCCAGTTAAGCACACCTACCACGATTATGACGAGCCCCCCGATGAAGACCCGTGGCAGCACGACGACTACCCCCAACACCGCGAGCACCGGCACCACAGGGAGTATGATCGCCATGCTGGCTCCTCCCGGCACGCCAGCGACGAGCCCCCACGCCGCTCCTCGAAGCAGCACCCACGAGAATCTGGCCGCCATGAGCCCCGTGGCCATGGGCCTTCAGCCGGCCCCAAGAAGGCACAGCAGCCCGAGTCCCGCGCACCTTATGGCCCCAGCTCCTCTGATTACGCCCCGTCATCCCGCCCCGCTGCTCACCACCATGGCACTGAGACCCCCAAGGCACAGAAACCTTCCCAGCCGCATGGGTCGGCCACGTCAGCGCCGAAGCCGGAGCCCCTCACACACCCACAGCAGCCGGcggccaggcagcagcaggcagggcagccgGCAGCGCGGCAGCAGCCGGCAGCACGCCAGGCTGCCCAGCCAGCAAGCTCGGCACAGCctgacagcaggagcaggacacagggacccCCCTCATCCCggccaccacagcagcagccagggccggcccaggcagcagggaaggcacCAGCCACACTCCATGCACAGCCGGGTGGACACCCAGCACCGGCG aCAAAAGTGGAGCCAACAGACACATCCAAACCTGCAGCAAAAGTGCCACAGCAGCCGGGGAGAGCGCCGtcagcacagcccctgggagcagcag CAGACAGCAAGGCCGGTCCAAGGGCAGCCGGGCCACGTGGTCCCGCGGGCATGGCCTCAGGGCAGCCCGGCGGGGAAGGAGAGAGCGTCTTCTCCAAAATCCTGCCAGGGGGGGCAGCGGAACAAGCAGGCAAACTGACTGAAG CGGTGTCAGCTTTCGGCAAGAAGTTCACTTCGTTCTGGTGA